The nucleotide window ctcgcctagcttttcacagcaactgcaacatcactgcaccaggagcgtcagtaaagaccaagaagaagaagaagaaacacagcactgagcctgaaagctgatgtactgtaggctgcaagcagaatcctttatgacccagagataatttaatatgaaaaatgtatatcaatataataaatgaatcatattattaatcatattattcattttataaataatttttaactatattcaaaaaatagaaacctgtttacctttaatatgtttactttaattaactttgatatatttttactactgtaaactggtgtataaaatcaggccgcttcaatgcagactttgcacccttaacagaagttcagaagctcaaatcacatcaaatcatcaaacgtaatgacaaacgagagatgtttttctgaataaaatacaatctttttttgttttaatataaatgaacaaggctagataggttaggaaaattctagcaaacgtataagctaattgtcattacagaccttgtgatagtaatttagcttattgaaagctgtatattagtgatgaaaacagctatttagattcatacaaacagaaataatgtatttataaacttgcACCTTTCTGCTGTGGACCATATTACTGAACCATGTAGCCTACCAGATGATGATACAAACGGCCATGTGATCTGAAATCGTGcgtagaccatagactgtaaaatataggcatagacatagaaattgtgaacgatttaatttactttctattatttacaataataaacttttttttaacttatattcctaatatctacgtgagcagttagcactgtacgtgtaattaaacagcatgcacttacattgcttgggccactaatagaaaatatatgagtcaattttattattttaatttaattaattcctaaatagctgtacattttacaaagtcaaaccttgtcaaaccaatcttgctcatttagcattattattacagtttcgtgaattataaattaattgatttaaacttcattattattattattataattattattattttaactatgtttattattattattaattatttattatttatatgttgagatgagatgaatcgtttactcacgtgattcagattggcgattcaaattgtggttgctatagcaacgcgtgttatgatttgactccatatataaacaccgagactcgccgctatctgttgattgaggagaggcgaatttctgagacatttgctgaggattactgtgctgatactgcgattcttcaaggagaccagagaatttctgactgaagacttttattttacaaggagatcgacgctcagagctgaaattattccttttgacacgttttgttgctcttttgttgtgtttattttgattttgatcttgtttttattgacatttttattgatatttgatctttgttcttgttttcaggtttgctggagtttggaggagtttgtcagatgggtgaaaaccgcagtgagtgttttagtttttatttgtttatgatcaatcatgatatgatgttgtgtaatgtttggggaaatgtgatgtaaataaactggtacaaatgaacccatttcaacacaactgttccccgatataagtgatcagatgtcttttattctctgtagatgcagctactaaagttaattgttgattaattcttataatcttatgataaacgtgatatgttgttgttgttgtcgttgtctcaggccgctccagatccaggagttctgctttcatccaggcagctgttcaggacgtcaggacacatgatggtgatggtgaaaccCAGACCGTGAGCCAAGAGCTTGATGGATTTCTCGCACCTCTGCCTTCCCCGTTGGCCAAATCTGTGTccacagatcagggtaacaggaagaggaagcggcagagcggcagccagcaaacaccagaagatgaacgtccgtccacctcatctagaagagctctcaaacgctctcgcagaggtcagaatggcttattgaagaagtgatgatgatgtttcagtaatgctcttttacagttttctctactgctgcatgttttctttgaacacacatttctactgctcctctgtgttgcagacgcgtatgcaaagggcccactgctgggagacggtggatttggctctgtgtttgctgggatgcgcaggtctgatggactgccagtaagtcgttttctccgctcttcattcaaacagcctttagaaatcctgatctcagtaaatgtgatgtgtgaggatcaggcaggtgtgatttattatgctttatctgtctacaggtcgccatcaagtatgtgtctaaagagcggacacagaggagactgagagttgtgagttcagtgtgaacctgttgttgtgtttgatgtttcattgggttctgaatccaatcgtttgtcctgcaggaaggtcagggtcggctgccgctggaggtggcactgatgacccgcgtcaattcagctcctgcctgccccaacgtcctgcagctgctagactggtttgaccgtcccagacgctacatcctgatcctggagcgtccggatccctgccaagacctccagagcttctgtgaggagaacggctgtctggatgagggtctggccaagaaagtgctggtgcagctgatcgcggctctgaaacactgcgagagccgcggagtcctgcaccgggacgtcaagccagagaacctgctgatctccacagagtcccaggacatcaagctgctggacttcggctgtggagatctgctcaagcgctcggcctacaaatacttcgcaggtgggtttgtgttgcagaaggaaacactctgtggatgtttgtgagcttttgatgatccaccaaagggaatttgtgtgtgctggagtgttttgaacgggtgtttgtgtctccttgtgtctctcaggaactattcaatacgctccacctgagtggttctgcagacagcgctaccatgcgggtccagctacggtgtggtcagtaggagtgaccctcttcaacatcctgtgcaaccgtttccccttcggaggctcactgagggtcacgtccaggagcaaactgaccttccccataactctgtcaacaggtaagagactcactgagagatcagcagaagtgtgttgctctgtgtttctgaacacggtgttgtgtgtatcagagtgccgtcagctgattggctggtgtctcagtccagcggcggctgatcggcccagtttggacgatattgagcgccatccctggttacagtgaacaggtggccagtgacttgACACTTATCTGAGTGACGCACTCATGGCTTTGATTGTGTTGTTAGGGTCAGTCTGGATTAATGATCTTAATGATTTGTGTAGGGTGAGCAGGAGTCACACAGGAAGTGCAGAGAACTGCTTCCTGATCACCTGCAGAATGAGGAGTGGGCATTAACTAATGGCCGACTCACCCAGGGCCGGGGCCCCTTTACCTGCACTAAGCCACCGCTTCAGATGAATTTAATGTTAAtagggattttaataataaacgtattatttagacaaataatccaggtgtagtgtcttcctagagtgactggagagagctcaaataaagggagagttcacacagaaatccagatttactcactgtttactcaaactcaagcggtttcaaatctttaagagtttcttgttttctgttttgcacaaaataaaatgttttgaagaagctgaaaacctgtaaccgttgactttcatagtagcaaaaacaaacaagtcaatgggtacagcttttcagctttcttcaaaatatcttcttttgtattgaacagaataaagaaactcaaacaggtttggagcaagtgaaagggagttaatgatacagaattgttattttggggtgaactatccatttaagtcctcttaatggaggttttcataatggttttaaaatgaagattgcagctctactgactgaggctaaaggtgtgatgaaatattgttttggttgTTATTCCATGAAATGATCTTATAGATCTATGATATATAAGTTTTGGTGGAGTTGTTGTGGTAATTTGCCCACAGTAGCAGTAAAACCTCTGAAATGGTGTACACATCTGATGATCTAAgacctagttttttgtttttttaatattaggaatgttcagagctctgttagatgtacatttgcattctacatttctgttgttgtagcagggagatgtttgttttgtggcatgaaaagagtttaagaacttcagttttagctgggagtactactgcatatgcactcatgtgattggcttaaattatattaaactgagagacccagaaacaacactgagtcctttctgagactgcaagtcaaatattctgaaaaaacatttaacctttcttaaatgtatttacattttaaatcattaaaaacttacaatattagaatcaatgaaaataggatgcagatgccagaacattgtcattaacactcttttgaatcatatttctactaaagaacaatgactttagtttactctactttacattctgctggttctgacatcagaataaatactgaagtctgaactctgagcctttttcattcctctgcctttgttgctgtgtggaaggcatgtctaatgaagcataacacacttcttcaccagcctgaaacagaatatatttaattaaaataataaacaaataaataaacaaataaatatattacattatattgatgtaatttatgttgctgctaaactattgcgaataatatatattaaaattattctcaaaatgtgctcatacctcaacatgtctgttctcagccccagaacctacagaaacttaacaaaagataagaataatttacattttataatttgagatatacattttttacgaatagctgatgacctgtagttttcttctgacagaggcagtagacgcagatggagaagaggagaacacacaccgaacacacactgaacagcagattccagcagaaaacacactctgatgcaggtgatgtggaggtgctgttaaaccgttcagcacaaggagactcttgctctaaaatgaacaacaggccattattaaagtgaatatatatttagttattatattcattttattttatcttaactgattacacacaataatgaaaaatatgagtttaacacggatgaatttgctaaaagtggttggaaaatcagaagttaaagattctaatataaaaatacactataaatcattgttttttaatacaatgaatttgctgttaatttaataaaaaaatattattagaaactACACTTAAACTAATTATAAACagacttattttattaatatattttattaaatataaattatttctgtatttgaagttGGACTATGGCTGTAAGATTGTGTCACTTATTTATTTGCAGGACTTTGCATTAATtatctttaaaattaattaaaataatattaaaataataaagcttTAGGTAAACATgtagactttttattaaaaattattttattaaagcacAGCTACATTATGAAGAGATAAACTGTAATTGacactattattataataaatgacaCTATAATTTACACTGTAGATGTTTGCATGTCTCTTCATCGGCTGTATTAGACACACATTTAAAGGATCTGACTACACAAAACAAAGCAATGAAAACAGCAGTTGTTTCTCACCCAGGACAGACAGTCTGCTCGTCTTCTTTCCATATTCATACTCAATGTTTGGTTTGATTCATCGTtcatctttatatatttttgtttctcttttcccACAGTAGTAAAGTCCCTTATCAGAGACACTGACATTCTCTATATGCAGATCATAAGAGGACCgacatgcatgcacaaataagAATGTACACACTGGAGGCATGTCTAGGTGTCAAAACCGCAAATCATTTGAATACATTTGTGTGCTCACTACAAAAACTGCACACAATGCACATATATAATCACATGGCTGTGGTTTCCTGTGTTTCCTACAAGCAAAGAACTTACCTTAAAGATAAGAAGATTACAAATATGGTCGTCCTGTGTGATAATAAGGGGGTCTTGTTGGAAAATGCAAAAgatttaaaaattgtgttgtattatttttttattattaccacCACTACTAATATTGTCATTCTTATTATAATATAGTATTATAAAATTTAACAATACAATTGACAATAATGATgaggattattattattgagataCTTTAATGTTTAACTTcaacttttatttactttaatctgTTGCACAATAAATGAAATTGGCCTGAAACTTTGCAGATATCAAACAAATACACTTTGCATACAGAAAGACAAGTTTAAAGATCAACAAAGGTGACTTTGAATATTTTTTGCTGTGCATTAAaagatattttataaattaaaacacAGACAACTAACTTGGTGTTTAACTCAGAATGCTTGTTATGGGACGCGgtgaaattacaaaaaataaaatacctcAAACTTGTCAGAAGTGAaaacttatattttgttaaatgattGAATCTGCTTTTTATCCCTTAATTAGAAACACCATAACTAAGATAAGTAATTCACATATATGGactgttttattatataatttgtattatttttgtctcttttccttttaatcaaacaattatttgtattggtcatgtaagggtcatatattaactgaacttctactgttgtgtgcgagtgctgtgcatactaattagcatttttgcagaagtagatagatgcgggtccaaaattaaattcagctctgcagaaacttcctgtctgaagagaggtgtaaaaactgaacacagagcacagaaagttgtatgcttttttttttgttgtgcagagaattcgtagaaaaagatgGAGgcctgaacaatgactgacaaatgaCGAATTTCATTAAACCTCACCTGTTCtatatcagctgcctatataagttgAAGAAGTCGGGAAAAGAGGGTTGTTGCGCACCTCCCTAATGTAACTTCTGCATTGCtttgaggataacagaattctgtgaatcgaattattcatttgtatccaataaattgttacgatttttgacattcaagaaaaacctctcctgaccttttttcttgaacacgcatggaattgattgTATGTTCCAACAGGACTACCCTATGGacacaaaagtttatttttgagTATTTGGTATTTTAGATTCTAAACACTTCCATCTTCATGCTCACTTGAATACTTGGTTCAAATAGGCCTACAGGATATACTGCATGTTATTATACAAGTAGTCAAGTGTAAAGACTGGAAGTGTGCTCAAGACTGAATTTCTGTCTCCATGTCGTGAACATCTAAGAGTAAAATAAAACTGCAGTTCCAATGATACTGATAAACAACCACAATCTCATGTTTAAACCTACTTtgtacttttcatttt belongs to Danio rerio strain Tuebingen ecotype United States chromosome 1, GRCz12tu, whole genome shotgun sequence and includes:
- the LOC141374986 gene encoding serine/threonine-protein kinase pim-3-like isoform X4; translated protein: MGENRSRSRSRSSAFIQAAVQDVRTHDGDGETQTVSQELDGFLAPLPSPLAKSVSTDQGNRKRKRQSGSQQTPEDERPSTSSRRALKRSRRDAYAKGPLLGDGGFGSVFAGMRRSDGLPVAIKYVSKERTQRRLRVEGQGRLPLEVALMTRVNSAPACPNVLQLLDWFDRPRRYILILERPDPCQDLQSFCEENGCLDEGLAKKVLVQLIAALKHCESRGVLHRDVKPENLLISTESQDIKLLDFGCGDLLKRSAYKYFAGTIQYAPPEWFCRQRYHAGPATVWSVGVTLFNILCNRFPFGGSLRVTSRSKLTFPITLSTEAVDADGEEENTHRTHTEQQIPAENTL
- the LOC141374986 gene encoding serine/threonine-protein kinase pim-3-like isoform X3, with product MGENRSRSRSRSSAFIQAAVQDVRTHDGDGETQTVSQELDGFLAPLPSPLAKSVSTDQGNRKRKRQSGSQQTPEDERPSTSSRRALKRSRRDAYAKGPLLGDGGFGSVFAGMRRSDGLPVAIKYVSKERTQRRLRVEGQGRLPLEVALMTRVNSAPACPNVLQLLDWFDRPRRYILILERPDPCQDLQSFCEENGCLDEGLAKKVLVQLIAALKHCESRGVLHRDVKPENLLISTESQDIKLLDFGCGDLLKRSAYKYFAGTIQYAPPEWFCRQRYHAGPATVWSVGVTLFNILCNRFPFGGSLRVTSRSKLTFPITLSTECRQLIGWCLSPAAADRPSLDDIERHPWLQ